One region of Babylonia areolata isolate BAREFJ2019XMU chromosome 29, ASM4173473v1, whole genome shotgun sequence genomic DNA includes:
- the LOC143274826 gene encoding uncharacterized protein LOC143274826 → MAFEGKSCFRKVFFVVSAWTLAALLIKMTKLDSLIRYHILTLTAVGVPGPLHQEMNQENQVFNQEKVQVKNLTLNFTNMSELDGLLQILQTRLQNYSGPMLHWKDKRCTNKTTGATPCYDTACPGHFSPSLRERLQQVLSVRAPIPARYLEALASAARPVTPHKYIFVTGASSNHYQEMQALLNSSFESLFPRMKGENYTFVVYNLGLTPEQRKKTEKHCRCTLIDFPFSGLPEFVKFLKCYVWKPLIVASLLEKAEYLVWMDASIRWKKSTPLAEMFSRAKSIGYQTRHNTGSIAVRSQASMAQFFGDHLCQYSPFTEMETGLGFYYNDRFMREAILKPWLSCAFNTDCMCVKDSARFLEYKHTSKTRYAVCHRFEQSSIGMIFSKLFLDKRPMLYVPENAVGVARGHTMNWFESSTDYVE, encoded by the exons ATGGCGTTCGAAGGAAAATCCTGTTTTCGGAAAG tgttttttgttgtttctgcctgGACACTGGCTGCTCTGTTAATAAAGATGACAAAGCTGGATTCACTCATCAGATATCACATCCTGACGTTGACAGCTG TTGGTGTTCCAGGGCCTCTTCACCAGGAGATGAACCAAGAGAATCAGGTGTTCAACCAGGAGAAGGTTCAGGTAAAGAATTTGACTTTGAACTTCACAAACATGTCGGAACTGGATGGACTGCTGCAAATCTTACAGACCAGGCTGCAAA ATTACTCCGGGCCAATGCTACACTGGAAGGACAAAAGATGCACTAACAAGACCACTGGGG CGACTCCCTGCTATGACACTGCTTGCCCTGGCCACTTTTCGCCCTCACTCAGGGAGAGACTGCAGCAGGTTCTCTCCGTACGCGCTCCAATTCCTGCACGGTACCTAGAGGCGCTGGCGTCAGCAGCCCGGCCCGTGACGCCACACAAGTATATTTTCGTCACAGGCGCGTCATCCAACCATTACCAGGAAATGCAGGCACTGCTGAATTCCTCGTTTGAAAGTTTGTTTCCTCGCATGAAGGGAGAGAATTACACTTTCGTGGTGTACAATCTGGGCTTAACgccagaacaaagaaaaaag ACGGAGAAGCACTGTCGTTGCACTCTGATAGACTTCCCTTTCAGTGGGCTGCCAGAGTTTGTCAAGTTTCTCAAATGTTACGTGTGGAAACCTCTTATTGttgct TCTTTACTGGAGAAAGCTGAGTACCTGGTGTGGATGGATGCTTCCATTCGGTGGAAAAAGTCCACCCCCCTGGCAGAAATGTTCTCCCGGGCAAAATCCATTGGCTACCAGACGCGTCATAACACTGGATCGATTGCCGTCCGTTCCCAGGCGTCCATGGCTCAGTTCTTTGGTGACCATCTTTGTCAGTACTCCCCTTTCACCGAAATGGAAACGGGCCTTGGCTTCTACTACAACGACAG GTTCATGAGGGAAGCCATCCTCAAGCCCTGGCTGTCTTGCGCCTTCAACACAGACTGCATGTGTGTCAAGGACAGCGCCAGATTCTTGGAATATAAACACACATCAAAGACCCGGTACGCCGTGTGTCACCGCTTCGAGCAGTCCAGTATCGGCATGATCTTCTCCAAGCTGTTCCTGGACAAACGGCCCATGCTGTACGTGCCTGAAAATGCTGTCGGAGTCGCCAGGGGTCACACGATGAACTGGTTCGAGTCCTCAACTGATTATGTTGAATGA